A window of the Phycicoccus sp. M110.8 genome harbors these coding sequences:
- a CDS encoding sensor histidine kinase, whose translation MVTVRSRRSPWDEPRPADVPPVGRLDRLLVGLFAVSVLVEGIVRPGLAWRPLVTVLALALAPALLWRRQRPLVAALVGWGVAGLLSVLELAGHGGEVGLYSMMAVLVLLYSVVRWGSGREIVVGTAFVTVVVALGMYAASAGWAELFGGIALLLFLVALAAVFRYRADLWQRQQREIRNQERVALARELHDTVAHHVSAIAVQAQAGGVVAGLQPEKAAEVLAAIESEASRTLAEMRSMVQVLREDEDVDYAPQRGVADLPAMARTDAMPTVEVSLDGALSPLAPTVDAALYRLAQESLTNSLRHATGATRVAIDIRRDGSVVRLRVSDDGRTEPGAAPGPGFGLLGMTERAHLLGGSLSAGPSPDGGWVVEAVLPAEAPA comes from the coding sequence GTGGTCACCGTCCGCAGCCGGCGCTCCCCCTGGGACGAACCCCGGCCTGCGGACGTCCCACCCGTCGGCCGTCTCGACCGGCTGCTGGTCGGCCTGTTCGCGGTCAGCGTCCTGGTCGAGGGCATCGTCCGGCCGGGTCTGGCCTGGCGCCCTCTCGTGACGGTGCTCGCCCTTGCGCTTGCGCCTGCCCTGCTCTGGCGGCGGCAGCGCCCCCTGGTGGCTGCCCTGGTGGGGTGGGGCGTTGCCGGGCTGCTCTCGGTGCTCGAGCTGGCTGGGCACGGCGGGGAGGTCGGCCTCTACTCGATGATGGCCGTCCTGGTCCTGCTCTACTCCGTCGTGCGGTGGGGCTCGGGGCGGGAAATCGTTGTGGGCACGGCCTTCGTGACGGTCGTCGTCGCGCTGGGGATGTATGCCGCGTCGGCCGGCTGGGCGGAGCTCTTCGGCGGGATCGCGCTCCTGCTGTTCCTCGTCGCCCTCGCGGCCGTGTTCCGCTACCGCGCAGACCTCTGGCAGCGCCAGCAGCGCGAGATCCGCAACCAGGAGCGGGTGGCACTGGCCCGCGAGCTGCACGACACCGTGGCCCACCACGTCTCCGCCATCGCGGTGCAGGCGCAGGCCGGTGGTGTGGTCGCCGGCCTCCAGCCGGAGAAGGCTGCCGAGGTCCTGGCCGCGATCGAGTCCGAGGCGTCGCGGACCCTCGCGGAGATGAGGTCCATGGTGCAGGTGCTGCGCGAGGACGAGGACGTCGACTACGCGCCGCAGCGGGGTGTGGCGGACCTCCCCGCGATGGCGCGGACCGATGCGATGCCCACTGTCGAGGTCTCGCTGGACGGCGCATTGTCTCCGTTGGCACCGACCGTAGACGCCGCGCTTTACCGGCTCGCGCAGGAGTCACTCACCAACTCTCTACGGCACGCCACAGGCGCGACCCGCGTTGCGATCGACATACGCCGGGACGGGAGCGTCGTCCGGCTCCGTGTCAGCGACGACGGGCGGACCGAGCCGGGGGCAGCGCCGGGGCCTGGGTTCGGCCTGCTGGGCATGACCGAGCGTGCCCACCTCCTCGGCGGGTCGCTCTCCGCCGGCCCGAGTCCGGACGGTGGCTGGGTGGTCGAGGCCGTGCTGCCCGCGGAGGCTCCCGCATGA
- a CDS encoding DUF1304 family protein — protein MNGVAEIVLIIDAVILICVAPVEMFLLDRPWAKNFLGVEFTNRSDVELRAFCIGARNLLGAAAVGVGVWMLHNEYVGSGLVVMLVAAWYLLLSSLAMGLADLLGKWQPRGGSIRGTIGSSVPPFVALVAQGLWS, from the coding sequence ATGAACGGCGTGGCCGAGATCGTCCTCATCATTGACGCGGTGATTCTGATCTGCGTGGCTCCCGTCGAGATGTTCTTGCTCGACCGGCCGTGGGCCAAAAACTTCCTGGGCGTCGAGTTCACCAACCGGAGCGACGTTGAATTGCGGGCTTTCTGCATTGGAGCTCGGAACTTGCTGGGCGCTGCTGCAGTCGGCGTAGGCGTATGGATGTTGCACAACGAGTACGTGGGTTCGGGGCTCGTGGTGATGCTGGTGGCCGCCTGGTACCTGTTGCTCTCGAGCCTGGCCATGGGACTCGCCGATCTGCTCGGAAAGTGGCAACCCCGTGGCGGGAGCATCCGAGGAACGATCGGATCGAGCGTCCCACCCTTCGTCGCGCTGGTGGCCCAAGGTCTCTGGAGCTGA
- a CDS encoding response regulator transcription factor — MSIRVVVADDQDLVRTGLVMILGAQPDIEVVGEAADGLAALDLATRLRPDVLLVDIRMPGLDGVEVTRRLAGPDVADPMAVVVITTFDLDEYVLGALRAGARGFLLKDAGPQLLVQAIHAAANGDALIAPNVTRRLLATFADQAPAVPVQPIDPLTPREEEVLALVARGRTNAEIATELFVGLSTVKAHVASLMTKLGARNRVEIAMWAHDTRRARSE, encoded by the coding sequence ATGAGCATCCGCGTCGTCGTCGCGGACGACCAGGACCTGGTCCGGACGGGCCTGGTGATGATCCTCGGCGCGCAACCCGACATCGAGGTCGTCGGCGAGGCTGCAGACGGGCTCGCAGCGCTCGACCTGGCGACCCGGCTGCGCCCCGACGTCCTCCTGGTCGACATCCGGATGCCCGGCCTCGACGGCGTCGAGGTGACGCGGCGACTCGCCGGACCGGACGTTGCGGATCCGATGGCGGTCGTGGTGATCACCACCTTCGACCTCGACGAGTACGTCCTCGGCGCCCTGCGCGCCGGCGCCCGCGGCTTCCTGCTCAAGGACGCCGGGCCGCAGCTCCTCGTGCAGGCCATTCACGCCGCGGCCAACGGGGACGCGCTGATCGCCCCCAACGTCACCCGCCGGCTGCTCGCGACCTTCGCCGACCAGGCGCCGGCTGTACCGGTCCAGCCCATCGACCCGCTCACCCCGCGCGAGGAGGAGGTGCTCGCACTGGTGGCCCGGGGCCGGACCAACGCCGAGATCGCCACCGAGCTCTTCGTCGGTCTGAGCACGGTCAAGGCCCACGTCGCCTCGCTCATGACCAAGCTCGGTGCCCGCAACCGCGTCGAGATCGCCATGTGGGCCCACGACACCAGACGCGCGAGATCCGAATAG
- a CDS encoding DUF6326 family protein — MSTRQPTAATLEDQRLPVRAKLVAAWTSFVLLYAYVDILGFYTPGTITDILDGKVHTFDLSQTFSISALTLVSVPIFMVVLSAVLAPRANRIINLVVAALYVLPTVFNVAGGFYLYYYGFGVVLELVVLALIVRYAWTWPRTAPSATGATSQRRDPAHVQ, encoded by the coding sequence GTGAGCACCCGCCAACCCACCGCAGCCACCCTCGAGGACCAGCGACTCCCGGTGAGGGCCAAGCTCGTCGCAGCCTGGACGAGCTTCGTCCTCCTCTACGCCTACGTGGACATCCTCGGCTTCTACACGCCCGGCACCATCACGGACATCCTCGACGGGAAGGTCCACACGTTCGACCTCTCGCAGACCTTCTCGATCAGCGCCCTGACCCTCGTGTCCGTCCCGATCTTCATGGTCGTGCTGTCGGCGGTGCTGGCCCCCCGGGCGAACCGCATCATCAACCTCGTCGTGGCCGCGCTCTACGTCCTGCCCACGGTCTTCAACGTGGCGGGCGGGTTCTACCTCTACTACTACGGCTTCGGCGTGGTGCTGGAGCTCGTCGTCCTCGCCCTCATCGTGCGGTACGCCTGGACCTGGCCGCGCACCGCCCCCTCAGCGACCGGGGCGACCAGCCAGCGCCGCGACCCGGCCCACGTCCAGTAG